A section of the Triticum dicoccoides isolate Atlit2015 ecotype Zavitan chromosome 7A, WEW_v2.0, whole genome shotgun sequence genome encodes:
- the LOC119334415 gene encoding uncharacterized protein LOC119334415, with translation MDESDERGNGGGQHHGYEWKLPAALSANTTSVHVTALDGVVNVNSLFTVAVFVGLSLATPGELRSLAGDPSCDAGPDVARSLLVLEVVAFSSFLFSSLVAQGLKLAINLINSKDPDDTHAHIDARLLRLGMLASAVGSVVGCVFLMASMVMVVQIRLGTLGCASNRAAAKAAAGLVGLVSTALVVYISTVFYTFTH, from the exons ATGGATGA ATCTGACGAGCGCGGCAACGGCGGCGGGCAGCACCACGGCTACGAGTGGAAGCTGCCGGCGGCGCTGTCGGCGAACACGACGAGCGTGCACGTGACGGCGCTGGACGGGGTGGTCAACGTGAACTCGCTCTTCACGGTGGCCGTCTTCGTGGGCCTCTCCCTCGCGACCCCCGGCGAGCTGCGCAGCCTCGCCGGCGACCCGTCCTGCGACGCCGGGCCCGACGTGGCGCGGTCCCTGCTGGTCCTCGAGGTGGTcgccttctcctccttcctcttctccagCCTCGTCGCGCAGGGCCTCAAGCTCGCGATCAACCTCATCAACTCCAAGGACCCCGACGACACGCACGCCCACATcgacgcccgcctgctccggctcgggaTGCTGGCCTCCGCCGTGGGCTCCGTCGTCGGCTGCGTCTTCTTGATGGCGTCCATGGTGATGGTCGTGCAGATCCGGCTGGGCACCCTGGGATGCGCCAGCAACCGGGCGGCTGCCAAGGCCGCCGCGGGGCTCGTCGGGCTCGTCTCCACCGCCCTCGTCGTGTACATCAGCACCGTCTTCTACACTTTCACTCACTGA